Part of the Manduca sexta isolate Smith_Timp_Sample1 unplaced genomic scaffold, JHU_Msex_v1.0 HiC_scaffold_1572, whole genome shotgun sequence genome, CAAACTCACTGTACATATTTACCACGACtgctatatttataatttttttttctatgtttataaGCGTACCCATTAGAAAATTATTCAACCTTTCACGTCGatcattcttaatttttttgtagtgtTAAGCTATCCTCTTACCCAACAGGGAACAGAAGCGGAACCGTTCATCAACAAGCTGCGCAAGAGCACGACGACCCCGTCGACGACCAAGGTGAACGCAAAGCCGCTGAACAGCAGCTGGAGGCAGAAGCACGAGGAGTTCATACAGGCGATACGCGCCGCCAAACAGGTGCAGGCGCATCTCAACGCGGGCGGTGAGTTCGAACTCAAAAACAGTCATTTTATTCAGCTCACCTGAAAGTCTATAACTCTGGAGTATGTTTAGATgtcaaactttttattattatatgtccTTTGTCAGATGTCATTTAGTCTGGTTATGGTATGGTAATAATCTTTTATAACCAGAATTATGATTAAGAAATTACAATGCAAGTAAAGTCTCAACTAGaattattacaaatacttagtaatttatAGCATACAGCAATTTTAATACAAGTCTGGCGAAGTTATCAAATGAAGAAACTactattgaaattattatttcacgAATTTCCTTCGTAATTTTTCAGGTAAACTAAGCGACTTACCTCCACCGCCGCCGTCTGAAAACCCAGACTACGTCCAGTGTCCTCACTGCAACAGACGTTTCAACCAAGGCGCCGCCGAACGACATATACCCAAGTGCGCCAACTACCAGTTCAACAAACCCAAACCAGCTGCCAGAAGGCGGTAACCGACCAAAACAAATGCCAATCAGTTCCCATGGTCGCCAACTGGGAACTGTGGTAACTGATTGGCGGTTGACGACTGGTTCTACAATCAAATTGTAGCCAGGCCATTCCGTACCTAATTTGTTGCTGAAATTAAGCAACTTATTGGTAATTGTGATTACTGGTGATACAATTCGATTGCTGTTACAATCCATTGGTTACTGGAGagcttttacataaataatgttatcgTGGTAGCAGTTTGCTAGTAATAAGTTTGTGGTGACCGATTGGTCGTGGTAGCAAATAACAACGTGCTATattaactttgaattacaatagATTTAATTCGTACAGCGTTCTCTCTGCAGTATcaacagtattttatattagttccTAGATTCCTTTTGA contains:
- the LOC119191495 gene encoding zinc finger C2HC domain-containing protein 1B-like, producing VPKKHPVKSSGPSTPPTPKARAATAAPSSGSGAACTICGRHFAPDRVAKHQEICKKSHTKKRKPFDALKHRLAGTEAEPFINKLRKSTTTPSTTKVNAKPLNSSWRQKHEEFIQAIRAAKQVQAHLNAGGKLSDLPPPPPSENPDYVQCPHCNRRFNQGAAERHIPKCANYQFNKPKPAARRR